Genomic segment of Tissierella sp.:
TATATTAAAAGTAATGGTTATATTAATTATTTTATCTATATTAGTTCCAACAGTTGTAATAGCTGATACTAATCAAGATAAGCTTAAAGAAATGCTAGAAACATATAATGAAACTATTAAAGAACATGAAGCAACAAAAGAGAAGGTGAAAGAAGAAAACAAAGAAGAAATTGAGGGTAAAGTTGAAGAGCTAGTTACATCAATTAATTTCCCTGATGTTCATAGTTATCATTGGTTTAAAGATGATGTACGAGATTTAGTGAGTAGAGGTTCAATATCTGGATTTCCTGATGGTACATTTAGGCCATTTGATAAGGTAACTAGGGCAGAGTTTTTAAAGATGGCAATATTATCAGTAGATAAAACAATACAAGGAGTACCTACTATAGATCATTGGGCTTCAGGTATATTAAATTCTGCATATGATTTGGGTATTGTGTTAAAATCAGAAATATCTCAAACAAATATGGATCTAAATACTAATATTACTCGTTCTGAAATGGCTAGGATTTTAGTTAGAGTGAATGAAATCATTCAAAAAGAACCTCCTGTAAGTACAAGTGGAATAGAAAATATAATGTATGATTACTATCATGTGGAACATAAATTTAAGTCATATGTAGAACAAGCATATATGAAGGGTTTAGTAGCTGGTTCAGGTAATAGGAGTATATTTAATGGGAGAAATACTGGATCGAGAGCAGAAGCATCAGCTATGATCATAAGGTTACTAGATAATAGTAAGAGAGTAAAGGTAGATTTTGATAAGAAATGGTATCCAGATTATAATGGTGCATTAGTTAATGAAAAAGGACAAATGGCTGAGATGAAAGCAAAAGAATTTGTTTTAAATCTTTTGATACTGTAAAGATATATTCAGAAAATGGAAAGTATTATATTTCCGTAAATCTAGTTGATTTACCTGAAGGCTTTTACTGGCAACCTGGAATATCTGTATATATTGGTAATGGGTTTTATCTATATGCTTCATCAAATCGTGAGACAAAGGGTTTAACGGGTAATGTGGTATTTGAACTAGAAGGAGTTACTAAAAGTCATATTGAAGATGATGCTTGGTTAATATTTTCTCTTCAAATTGTATCTGATAAAAACATCCATGGTTCTATAAGATTTCTGTTAAACACCACAGGGCCAGGTATGGCAAGTGAGAATGATGGATCATTAGGGGATGATAGATATTTTCCATATGATACTACTAAGCAATTTGAAGGTTGGAAATAACTAAGATATATACCTAATCCAAAAATGATTAAAAGGATTCTAGAAATGACATTATGATAACTTGAAATACTTATTGACCAAAGTCAAAATTCATGTTACAATAATGTTTCAGCTAAAAACTGCTGATTTTCAATATAAAAGAAAATAAAAGTTTTATTAAAAAAGGTATTGACTTTAGTAACAAAAGAGAGTATTATAGTAAAAGTCGGCTGAGACATTAAACAAACTTAAATCAAAAACGATTTAAAAAAAGTTTAAAAAAACAGTTGACAGCAAATGAAAAATTTGCTATACTAAACAAGTCGCCTCGTGAGGGACGACGATGAACCTAGATAACTAAACAGTGTGAGAAACTTTGAATTAGAAATTAAGAAACACATGAATGAAGTCAGCA
This window contains:
- a CDS encoding S-layer homology domain-containing protein; translated protein: MRAILKVMVILIILSILVPTVVIADTNQDKLKEMLETYNETIKEHEATKEKVKEENKEEIEGKVEELVTSINFPDVHSYHWFKDDVRDLVSRGSISGFPDGTFRPFDKVTRAEFLKMAILSVDKTIQGVPTIDHWASGILNSAYDLGIVLKSEISQTNMDLNTNITRSEMARILVRVNEIIQKEPPVSTSGIENIMYDYYHVEHKFKSYVEQAYMKGLVAGSGNRSIFNGRNTGSRAEASAMIIRLLDNSKRVKVDFDKKWYPDYNGALVNEKGQMAEMKAKEFVLNLLIL